One Vanessa atalanta chromosome 6, ilVanAtal1.2, whole genome shotgun sequence genomic window carries:
- the LOC125064816 gene encoding fatty acid-binding protein 12-like isoform X2, whose translation MGRKMMAMSSPLMEITMDGDNMVIKNSSLLRTVEMKFKLGEEYEERMPNTTIKSITKLLNDHELETLSTIPESGAKCGRNYLFTDDECVITLTHDKAQTPGKRYFRRVTS comes from the exons ATGGGAAGGAAAATGATGGCAATGTCTTCACCTCTAATGGAAATAACAATGGACGGTGATAATATGGTTATTAAAAATTCGTCATTGCTTCGAACAGTggaaatgaaattcaaattgGGCGAGGAGTATGAAGAACGTATGCCTAATACAACTATtaag agTATTACTAAACTTCTTAATGACCATGAACTTGAAACTTTATCTACTATTCCTGAGAGTGGTGCTAAGTGcggaagaaattatttatttacggatGATGAATGTGTTATA ACTTTGACCCATGACAAGGCACAAACACCAGGTAAAAGATACTTTCGTAGAGTGACTTCttaa
- the LOC125064816 gene encoding fatty acid-binding protein-like isoform X1, giving the protein MPSIPGKYQHYKNEDIDDYFIAVGVPFMGRKMMAMSSPLMEITMDGDNMVIKNSSLLRTVEMKFKLGEEYEERMPNTTIKSITKLLNDHELETLSTIPESGAKCGRNYLFTDDECVITLTHDKAQTPGKRYFRRVTS; this is encoded by the exons ATGCCCTCAATACCTGGAAAGtatcaacattataaaaatgaagaCATTGATGACTATTTCATAGCAGTAG GTGTACCTTTCATGGGAAGGAAAATGATGGCAATGTCTTCACCTCTAATGGAAATAACAATGGACGGTGATAATATGGTTATTAAAAATTCGTCATTGCTTCGAACAGTggaaatgaaattcaaattgGGCGAGGAGTATGAAGAACGTATGCCTAATACAACTATtaag agTATTACTAAACTTCTTAATGACCATGAACTTGAAACTTTATCTACTATTCCTGAGAGTGGTGCTAAGTGcggaagaaattatttatttacggatGATGAATGTGTTATA ACTTTGACCCATGACAAGGCACAAACACCAGGTAAAAGATACTTTCGTAGAGTGACTTCttaa